In the genome of Hydractinia symbiolongicarpus strain clone_291-10 chromosome 5, HSymV2.1, whole genome shotgun sequence, one region contains:
- the LOC130646164 gene encoding uncharacterized protein LOC130646164, which produces MLPFDQRPVTRAWKRKELEKHTESKKQRKQIEEVTIKTINSMAEPDLFEKFKMWRTPEVRILYFDKIEIKKSRRKRAPLNLLLMSYSDENIAKNGKKCRKNKGKDIVTNGNNGKRKRKGETSKFIPGRRKKHSNKNITDPPLCQPPVDKRVDHKHEIQSDTKNSEIITPQDTKTYTNGHSNGFEHSKEESINLTVKKNRHSKENDELLNKNSQTTDFNTVDSKCLLPNPRQLLVLRQQIIDLEARLLVFRNSEESIRKNTVKINREETRLEYLKDEVKFEENKIKLRGLVMEQNRLNYYIEKTKRYNKMAVVSKNDSNYLLKKIHMTLNDRVAGNLDSFLESVVQQIRILKQANS; this is translated from the exons ATGCTACCTTTCGACCAAAGGCCTGTAACAAGAGCCTGGAAGCGAAAAGAGCTAGAAAAACATACAGAatcaaagaaacaaagaaaacagATAGAGGAAGTGACTATCAAGACAATCAACAGTATGGCGGAACCagatttatttgaaaaatttaaaatgtggcGAACTCCAGAAGTTCGAATTTTGTATTTCGATAAAATAGAAATTAAGAAAAGTAGGAGAAAGAGGGCTCCATTAAACTTACTTTTAATGTCGTATTCGGAcgaaaatatcgcaaaaaatggaaaaaaatgcCGCAAAAATAAAGGAAAAGACATTGTTACTAACGGGAATAACGGGAAGAGAAAGCGGAAAGGAGAGACTAGCAAGTTTATCCCAGGCCGCAGGAAAAAACattctaataaaaatattacagaTCCGCCGTTATGTCAGCCGCCGGTTGATAAACGAGTCGATCATAAACATGAAATTCAGAGTGACACAAAGAACAGTGAAATAATAACTCCGCAAGACACTAAAACGTACACTAATGGTCATTCGAATGGCTTCGAACATTCCAAAGAGGAATCAATCAACTTGACCgtgaaaaaaaacagacactcgAAAGAGAATGATGAACTACTGAATAAAAATTCGCAGACAACTGATTTTAATACAGTTGATTCGAAATGTTTACTTCCCAACCCACGGCAGTTGCTAGTATTAAGGCAACAAATTATAGACTTAGAAGCGAGGTTACTTGTATTCCGTAACAGCGAAGAATCGATTCGGAAAAATACCGTAAAGATAAATCGAGAGGAAACAAG ATTGGAATATCTTAAAGATGAAGTgaagtttgaagaaaataaaatcaAGCTTCGTGGCTTAGTGATGGAACAAA ATCGGTTAAATTATTACATCGAGAAAACTAAACGCTACAACAAAATGGCAGTCGTCAGCAAAAACGATTCCAactatttattgaaaaaaatccaTATGACACTCA acGATAGAGTGGCTGGTAATCTCGACTCTTTTCTTGAATCAGTTGTGCAACAAATCCGGATTTTGAAACAAGCAAACAGCTAA